In the Ptychodera flava strain L36383 chromosome 23 unlocalized genomic scaffold, AS_Pfla_20210202 Scaffold_23__1_contigs__length_28996876_pilon, whole genome shotgun sequence genome, ataaagaaaatcccagacaaggttttgaaggatattgtcaaggcttgtcaatgaagaaattccaaccggaaatcttgcagcgtgttcgcataaggcgggaaaaaccagtttttggaaggttcagcaaaacgcttgtcacgtgactcttgtgcaaataatgaccgtgtactgtgcttggtcggatagctctatatcagggctttcagaaaatgtatactttattggggtttgggacgtgttcaactgagaaaaaataaaaatttgaaagtgtctaagaggtatgtagctaccttaaggaTTTCATCATGTAGTGATTTTTCCGTACTTGTTTGCTGTACATAATCATCTATTCGGATGATTCCACCTCCTGTGGATGTCTTCTGTTGAACAATATTACTTGAGCAAGAGTTATTCTACTTAAAGTTTCAGCAGTGATTTTCCTGTCGCCATATGTCTTTCTTGATGCTTTTTTCTGTGTCTGATAGGTACTTATTGAATGCCATGCAATCTTAAGTATTGGGTATCAACTTCGGCTTACTCCATCCAACTTCTCTTCTTTGTCGCAGAGCAGAAGACGTAACTCTGACCCTCCAATCACTATCTTTCAACTTTAAGAATTCATCAACTTCTTGAGCTTTTTCTCGGGACTCTTCCATGATGTAGTGATTTTGGACAACCACTGCAAGGTCACCAAGGGCGAGTCCAACTCGTAGTGCATTTGAGTATGTCTCATGAGTCTGTGTTTTTTCACAGTAACCTGACATGACCCTCACACTTTTTACAACTGTGTCAAATGACTTGGCTCTGACAAGGTCTGCAGCATATACCATGCGTGGATCTTTTGCCCTAGCGTGTTTCAGCACTTTGGCAAGAGTTCTCATCTTTTCTCGGCACCGGGCATCTTTGTTAACGAATTGCTCCTGTCCAGCTCATTTTGTCCCACCCTCAGAATATTTACATCATTTTTGGCTATGAGTGTAATTTCATCCTGTTTCATCTTGCTGATGACTTCAGCAAGTTTGATAGATGTTTGATGTTTCATTGGCAACAGCATTCTTGCTCTCTTTGAAAGCTCCACATGTCTGGCAGATGGATTTCTTACTGTGCAGTGTTTGTTGCAGTGAACTCTCAGTGTCTTTTTACTAAAATAGCCATAACAATCAGGGCATGGATAAAACTGTTCGATACCCTTCTTCTCGTCAAACTGTGGTCTCTGTCTAACAATCAGATCTGCAGCTTCTCCTCTGAAGACTTTCTTATTATGGTCATGATtccctttattttttattctggcCCACATtctgtttttcaacttttttctcTGTCCGGTACCGCCATGGCTTGAGCGACCAATCTTTCTGTGCTATGGCGCCTTCTCAGATGCCTGACCAGTTTTGCCTGCTTTTTTGAGCAGTACAGACAGTAAGAATATTTGTCCCATTTTCTTTTCCCGGTAGGTGGGTTTGAACTTCTTACTACATATGGTTTACTGTGACAACTCTTTGTTGTCTGCTCCACTGTGGTCTCTGTCTCAAAACTGCACTCTTTAACTCCATCACTGCAGGCTTCATCACTAGCTGGGATGTAGTCAGGATCATGAGATTTGTCATCTGACGAAAATTCCACATCATTGGTGGGTTTAGATCCAGGGAAATGTTTCTCTTTTATCTTCAAAACATTGACATCCATCTTTGACTGAAAGTTCTCGGTGATCTGTGTTTCAAAACTGCACTGTCTGACTTCATCACTGCATGCTCCATCACTGGATGGAATATAGTCAGGATCATGAGTTGTGTCATCTGACGAAAATTCAACATCATGGGTGGGATTAGATTCAACGAAGAGTTTCTCTTTTATCTTCAAAACACTGGCATCCATTTTTGAATTAAAGTCATCATCAAGGGATGTCACGTCACTTGAAGGTATGTTATGTTCTGACAAATTACAAATATCATCTGGCAACACAGTCTCCATTTGGAACTCACACTGGGGATTACCTCTCACCagtgtaatctgaaaaacatTTGAAAGATACAATTTTAGTGATTTTATGATCAGAGCATTCATATTGCTTATACTGAACAGATGATACATAAACAATATGTGAAGTTGAATGAACTATTCACTGTCAGTATTTATGGAGTCATTTTCAACCTCTATAAATGTATCTAATGTTATTTCtcattattttacttttgaggTCTGAGAGCGACCTATGCCACAGTTTTACTGGTACAAATAATTTGTGTGCTCCCACTGATTCCTAAGGCCTGAtgtaaaattcttgaaaataaaacaaaaacctcCCAATAGTGGCAATGGCTGTTCAGAATGTGGATGttttaaagtgtatgtcccgcataaattcaaagttaattttgcttaaaatgagccatgctatatgattttgccacccctactttatcaaataaatgcatcaccctaatgaaacgacgcggttaaatattattaaaatgcaatatgttgtgcgactttgaagttagctgccattcgggtcgtttcggaattcgcgggcattgccaccggaaatgacataactaatagaatgtacgagtgagtgtgttcacctcggccatagcgaatgcttaccgctgtggcttcaacatggtgagaatacggatagttttcaatcggattcgaacccacaacatacggcatcagtcgcctagctgagaggcctgagacagaaccagtcggctaaatctccactcccattaaagagtggttcaatagccggctaagttgttacatttttctgactgagaacTTTCAACAcattgtagagttcatgaagcactcacgcacgcatgctcactatcatacatcgcacatacacactttatcgaagcgaagaaacgaatttcatcgctttaactgggcgaacgataacctctgggacaattctgtccaccagcagtgttaccgacccaggatagaaaatacggatagttttcaatctaTCAATCTGAGAagttacgcctttggtggctgaagtaactgcagccattgtcagtttattgcattttaggatgatgtattagccgcatttgacaaaattacaagaaagggtcagaaaagaggcattcagacaagcgttttctgcggtgcacattttcgagtgccgtgacttagaataaacacggttggaagccagatgtacggtaagatagacattaattcctggagttactacatcgattatgtaattgcaatgccgtaccagtacgaccactgtcaccagaaagcttcgcgtgtatcatcatcaactgtggacaagtgcgagaacagcagcaagactgcgacaggttgcccaaaacatgtcaaggatgcggggggccgcggagaagtatggccgtgtttacatccccaagactgatcgccgattcagatgctttacgaaagtgactgtaaataaataaataaatgaatacaagtactagatcccatgcatgtgtgactctataattagtaacgttaggagatatctaattttatcttcctaaaaagtttacgtagtgattgactgactctttgcgagactgaacgataggttgtgtataatacagcacggtgctgccagtaacagtgacacaacgtgtagcaaagaagtttatactgttgacgaagcagtcgcgttgtcgtcatctgttcccttctgctcgactgtctcccctaaaatattttagcttctttgagaatttcgcagtcatgaaacaatgaacactgtgctttatatcgctgacacttaatcaagaaaaaaaactgcggaagcgtagctgatcactccgtccatagaccctaaaaacggatgctccgtcacagaaatggccggctgagccgcccggcctcgggtgccagtgtgcccgatatttacatcatgtcaattttaatgtatctcttcccgagaattggctagacatgtctttacggtcacatatttttaaaagtgccaatgttcatgtgaggttttataacgccaaactgaagattttgcggcgagaatactacctttggtgtttatgctaacgtgaccctcagcctgttccacttccagctgttgaatgataggaaagatgtgtgttatgaacggtggacaattttcaacttgatctctactacatttatctacaagcgtcatggtgtaattcaaatttttatatacagattttgaacgaggcactttgtgttgagaagtaataataaggtgggatggcaactccagacttatatttatattttgttagcttgcggttgtgtgtacggtagtgcactggtgtgtttgactgtggtcacggtgggcttgtcactgacgcgacggtcaacaagagttccgctcttgttctcgtttaagttaaggttccgactgttaaaattGCAGGCccgtaaattctgaacagctttgtcatatcttctgtgacgatgatattctcagttgcactgaattcactcatgaaattatcactatctccatagtcaatgcacgaagtcaccatcacccattctattagtgacgtcacagctacttacgccaaaacggggcgagctcggcaatttccggaaaatgtcgccatgatggaaatcgaaaagtgcaacttttcccgtgttttcgtcgaaataacataatacaaccgtctaaaaaccgctcaaaaagcttcagtttgtgtgtaaatgtttgttttattaataccaatttcattgacaaccagaactatagtatatgccccaagtcaaacgaaaaactctcaaaatgtggcaggactcacCCTTTAAATATTGGCATTTCAACTTATGTCAGCTTTTCACAATACTGACATGGAGGGGCAAAAGACAAACATGTAATGTTAATGTGTTTGAAAGCCTAATCACTTTACTTTTTAATCTCTATTGATACTTGGAAAGAACATACACATGTAAACTAATACTACTGTCCATGAATTTCCAATGTGACACAAAAtcgtatttgtttgtttcaagtTCTTGACAACGAGTAAGTCGAGACAAATCGGTGAAGTTCTTAAATTTTTCCGTGTTGGAAAGTCACAATGTTTGGCTCTTTATGTTTTGACCAAAGGGAATTGAAACACAATGTATAATGTTTCAGCATCCGAAAGACAAATTCAGTTATTTATGAAGTTACTGACCACAATTTGTAATGCAAGTAAAGAAAAATAGCTGAAACTATAATGATACAATATGGTGATTGCACATTACACAActgcatattttacattttcctctCTTATCttcaatgtaaatattatgagCAGCTAATGTGCATTCCTTCTCCTACAATGAAATATTATGCTGAATGTATTTTTATACAGGGGTCAAAACAACTGGTGGATTTGTATATCACTAGGCAGCATTACCGTATGTGACTAACACTGAACTTCTGGAAGCAGTATCTACATGAACTTGGAAGTTATAAAGCTTTTCTTTGAGAGTTGGAGA is a window encoding:
- the LOC139123981 gene encoding uncharacterized protein, whose amino-acid sequence is MSANQCIQTIKNETDSHSSTDGICADSRADSIDFDDNVGEVYKCLKTATERGEGGTQGIHGDKQSEANSVAQDTVIQDQRDENVEMDDSNQELEGNGDHRESDDDETHGQHAFLSDKDDDNSMAKEERTRQHHDAVLPALQFACANIRGNVSAVRQMSSHTASAPDVCENMPCTSKRGSVSTGGHSSAASNPECVGENVHLSTSRQSCGQSFTVTDPEYVGESMTRESSSSITLVRGNPQCEFQMETVLPDDICNLSEHNIPSSDVTSLDDDFNSKMDASVLKIKEKLFVESNPTHDVEFSSDDTTHDPDYIPSSDGACSDEVRQCSFETQITENFQSKMDVNVLKIKEKHFPGSKPTNDVEFSSDDKSHDPDYIPASDEACSDGVKECSFETETTVEQTTKSCHSKPYVVRSSNPPTGKRKWDKYSYCLYCSKKQAKLVRHLRRRHSTERLVAQAMAVPDREKS